A genome region from Hydrogenoanaerobacterium saccharovorans includes the following:
- a CDS encoding AMP-binding protein produces the protein MNELISITVGKQLEKVAREYPNAQAIKYTDRDYTRTWKEFNEECDKAAKGLLALGIRKGDKVAIWATNVPEWLIILFATAKIGAILVTVNTNYKEFELEYLLRQSDTKALILIDGFKDADYIGIINQICPTLASCAPGQYKDQMLPFLTTVIYAGSKKEAPAGMLHWNELFHVCEKISDDSLYMIGDALDPQDVINMQYTSGTTGFPKGVMLTHYNIINNGKSIGDCMKFTHDDKLCITVPFFHCFGLVLAIMACLTHSSSMVPIDAYSPIKVMNALQNEQCTAFHGVPTMYIGMLQHPEFRNFRFPRLRTGIMAGSPCPVKVMQQVVDEMGMHEITIAYGQTEASPVCTMTTTNDSLEHRVSTVGKTMPFVEAKIIDPETGEALPYNTPGEFCSRGYNTMRGYYKMQEATAQAIDKDGWLHTGDIATMDEQGYFKITGRIKDMIIRGGENIYPKEIEEFLYTHPAVSDVQVIGVPSTRYGEEIMACIILKEHATVTEDEVKEYVCSHMARHKVPSYVCFMDNFPMTASGKIQKFKMRENAIELLDLQNAAAIETA, from the coding sequence GTGAACGAATTAATTTCCATAACAGTGGGCAAGCAGCTTGAAAAAGTGGCAAGAGAATATCCAAACGCTCAGGCAATCAAATACACCGATAGGGATTACACGCGCACCTGGAAAGAATTTAACGAAGAGTGCGACAAGGCAGCCAAAGGTCTTCTTGCACTGGGAATACGCAAAGGCGATAAAGTAGCAATCTGGGCAACCAATGTGCCCGAATGGCTCATTATTTTGTTTGCTACGGCTAAAATTGGTGCAATTTTGGTTACTGTCAATACCAATTACAAAGAGTTTGAGCTTGAATATTTGCTGCGTCAATCGGATACCAAGGCTTTGATTTTAATCGATGGATTTAAGGATGCAGATTATATTGGCATTATCAATCAGATTTGCCCCACACTGGCAAGCTGTGCCCCGGGGCAATACAAAGACCAGATGCTACCGTTTTTAACAACGGTTATTTATGCGGGCAGTAAAAAAGAAGCACCCGCAGGTATGCTGCATTGGAATGAACTGTTTCATGTCTGCGAAAAAATAAGCGACGACAGTTTGTATATGATTGGTGATGCGCTCGACCCGCAGGATGTCATCAACATGCAGTACACTTCAGGTACTACCGGCTTTCCCAAAGGCGTTATGCTTACTCATTATAACATCATCAACAACGGTAAATCGATTGGCGACTGTATGAAATTTACCCATGACGATAAGCTGTGCATTACGGTTCCATTTTTTCATTGTTTTGGTTTGGTGCTTGCAATTATGGCTTGTCTGACGCATTCCTCTTCTATGGTTCCCATCGATGCATACAGCCCCATCAAGGTAATGAATGCCCTGCAAAACGAACAGTGTACCGCTTTTCACGGTGTGCCTACAATGTATATCGGTATGTTGCAGCATCCCGAGTTCAGAAACTTTCGGTTTCCGCGTCTGCGCACCGGTATTATGGCGGGTTCGCCATGCCCGGTTAAAGTAATGCAGCAGGTCGTGGATGAAATGGGTATGCATGAAATTACAATTGCTTACGGTCAAACAGAAGCATCACCCGTATGCACGATGACAACCACAAACGATTCGTTAGAGCATCGTGTTTCCACCGTTGGCAAAACAATGCCGTTTGTAGAAGCAAAAATTATTGACCCTGAAACGGGAGAAGCGTTGCCGTACAATACCCCCGGCGAGTTTTGTTCGCGCGGATACAATACCATGAGAGGGTATTACAAAATGCAGGAGGCGACGGCGCAGGCAATTGATAAAGACGGTTGGCTGCATACTGGTGACATTGCCACAATGGATGAGCAGGGATATTTTAAAATTACAGGACGAATCAAAGACATGATTATCCGCGGCGGCGAGAATATTTATCCCAAAGAAATTGAAGAGTTTCTCTACACACATCCTGCTGTTTCAGACGTACAGGTGATTGGCGTACCAAGTACCCGCTACGGCGAAGAAATTATGGCGTGCATTATTTTAAAAGAACATGCAACTGTCACCGAAGACGAAGTGAAAGAATATGTGTGCTCTCATATGGCGCGTCATAAGGTGCCGAGTTATGTGTGCTTTATGGATAATTTCCCCATGACGGCGAGCGGCAAAATACAAAAGTTTAAAATGCGCGAAAACGCTATAGAATTGCTGGATTTGCAAAATGCAGCAGCCATTGAAACCGCTTAA
- a CDS encoding PASTA domain-containing protein, with amino-acid sequence MTNSDKQKLCMGCMSAMTNEGRCPHCGFQSRKSFSREFLPPRTELVGRYLVGNLQRHNGEGAFYIGYDLEEDLKVIISEYLPRTLANRNESDGSVTVKYGKEAQFKALLDDFIENARLIREVCQKATGIMPVLDIFTERGTAYVIYRYIQAVPLAEYLLENGGEISWAQAKSIIMPLLKSISALHQKGAIHRGISPETLLVDSKGKLWLTGLSVSALRTGYSELDCELFDGYSAPEQYTANGWQGTWTDVYAAGAILYRLLTGTLPVSAEIRKQKDSLYPANMLNHSIPENVSDAIDGAMLVAVEKRTQNIDKLIADLLETVDSNTAVFDAKDYIKTPSSTKTKRKMPFPLRVMLYTSVGLGAVIVIVYFTLIKPSISNSSESVSSSDIVTSDLTEESEPKDIGIPDFTGQFVQKVETNSEYKLKYEFKIEHKYNENDVPPGVIYNQSPSAGTPMLNKGTVILYVSKGSQITKMPFLIGSTLELALRTLESMNIYYDVITEEDETKDPGLVIKTSIEPGGDVAKEKDVVYIYVNKKPEESTESSEEINYQ; translated from the coding sequence TTGACAAACAGTGATAAGCAGAAGCTTTGCATGGGATGTATGTCCGCTATGACCAACGAGGGGAGATGCCCCCATTGTGGATTTCAGAGCAGAAAAAGTTTCAGCAGAGAGTTTTTGCCGCCGCGCACCGAGCTCGTTGGGCGTTACCTCGTAGGTAACTTGCAAAGGCATAACGGTGAAGGAGCATTTTACATTGGTTATGACCTAGAAGAAGATCTAAAAGTTATTATCAGCGAATATCTGCCGCGTACACTGGCAAACCGAAATGAATCGGACGGCAGTGTAACCGTAAAATATGGCAAAGAGGCACAGTTTAAAGCCTTGCTGGATGATTTTATTGAAAATGCAAGGCTTATACGTGAGGTTTGCCAAAAAGCAACCGGAATTATGCCGGTACTTGATATTTTTACCGAGCGCGGTACCGCTTATGTAATTTATCGCTACATACAAGCGGTGCCTTTGGCAGAATACCTTCTTGAAAACGGCGGAGAAATTAGTTGGGCACAGGCTAAGTCAATAATTATGCCGTTGCTCAAATCCATTTCGGCATTGCATCAAAAGGGAGCAATCCATCGCGGAATATCACCCGAGACCTTGTTGGTAGACAGCAAAGGCAAACTGTGGTTAACCGGCTTAAGCGTTTCTGCATTGCGTACAGGTTACAGTGAACTGGATTGTGAATTGTTTGATGGATATTCAGCCCCGGAGCAATATACTGCAAACGGTTGGCAGGGTACATGGACGGATGTATACGCTGCAGGTGCCATTCTTTACCGGCTGCTTACCGGAACTTTGCCTGTATCTGCAGAAATACGTAAGCAAAAAGATTCGCTGTATCCTGCAAATATGCTCAACCATTCTATACCCGAGAACGTTTCGGATGCTATTGACGGCGCGATGCTGGTGGCAGTAGAAAAACGTACACAAAATATCGATAAATTAATTGCTGACCTGCTCGAAACAGTAGACTCCAATACGGCTGTATTTGATGCCAAGGACTATATAAAAACTCCAAGTTCGACTAAAACTAAACGCAAGATGCCTTTTCCTTTGCGTGTGATGCTTTATACATCCGTTGGGCTAGGTGCTGTTATTGTGATTGTCTATTTTACACTAATCAAACCTTCCATTAGCAATTCTTCTGAATCCGTTTCTTCTTCTGATATAGTAACATCAGATTTAACAGAAGAATCGGAGCCTAAGGATATAGGGATACCTGATTTTACAGGCCAGTTTGTTCAAAAAGTGGAGACTAACTCTGAGTATAAACTCAAATATGAGTTTAAGATTGAACATAAGTATAACGAGAACGATGTTCCACCGGGTGTAATTTACAACCAGTCGCCTTCTGCAGGCACCCCAATGCTTAACAAAGGGACTGTGATTTTGTATGTCAGCAAGGGTTCACAGATTACGAAGATGCCTTTTCTGATTGGAAGCACGCTCGAGCTTGCTTTGCGTACTCTCGAAAGTATGAATATTTATTACGATGTCATAACAGAAGAAGATGAAACAAAAGACCCGGGCTTGGTAATTAAAACAAGTATCGAGCCGGGTGGAGATGTAGCAAAAGAAAAAGATGTGGTATATATCTACGTTAATAAAAAGCCGGAGGAATCAACAGAATCCTCCGAAGAAATAAATTACCAGTGA
- a CDS encoding sugar phosphate isomerase/epimerase family protein — MKLAFSTLGCPGWSWNEIFATAKDLGLDGIEVRGVGKEMYAPKAKPFLPENINTTIEKSKNGNIEICMLTSGATLGIGNGEEAMSEAKEYVDLAAKLGVKYIRVMIANHPEPMEGENLKQGKLLYQQLCEYAATKNVSPLIETNGELANSEVMREFMSGISAENAGVLWDIHHPYRFFEETPAETYENIGRWVRYIHVKDSIGDANDVQYRMMGYGNVPVLDTLKILNDNGYNGYVTLEWVKRWNPDLQEPGIVFSHFVNYMRCLFNQL, encoded by the coding sequence ATGAAATTAGCGTTTTCAACGCTAGGCTGCCCTGGGTGGTCTTGGAATGAAATTTTTGCAACCGCAAAGGATTTAGGTTTGGATGGCATAGAAGTTAGAGGTGTAGGCAAAGAGATGTATGCCCCTAAGGCAAAACCATTTTTGCCCGAAAATATCAATACAACCATTGAAAAAAGCAAAAATGGGAATATTGAAATTTGTATGCTCACATCGGGTGCAACCCTTGGTATAGGCAATGGAGAAGAAGCAATGAGCGAGGCAAAAGAATATGTTGACCTTGCTGCAAAGCTTGGCGTAAAATACATCCGCGTAATGATAGCCAATCATCCTGAGCCAATGGAGGGCGAAAATTTAAAGCAGGGCAAGCTGTTGTACCAGCAGCTTTGCGAATATGCAGCTACAAAAAATGTTTCACCGCTGATTGAAACCAATGGTGAGCTCGCGAATTCTGAGGTAATGCGCGAGTTTATGAGCGGAATTTCTGCCGAAAACGCAGGTGTACTGTGGGATATTCACCACCCTTACCGTTTTTTTGAGGAGACTCCTGCTGAAACTTACGAGAATATAGGGCGGTGGGTAAGGTATATTCACGTCAAAGATTCTATCGGTGATGCAAACGACGTGCAGTATCGCATGATGGGTTACGGTAATGTACCTGTTTTAGATACATTGAAAATACTAAACGATAATGGTTACAATGGCTATGTTACCCTTGAGTGGGTAAAACGGTGGAACCCCGATCTTCAGGAGCCAGGGATTGTGTTTTCTCATTTCGTAAATTACATGCGTTGTCTTTTTAATCAGCTGTAA
- the rpsR gene encoding 30S ribosomal protein S18, protein MRKGRKKVCAFCQRKAENISYKDVAELRKYLSERAKIVPRRVTGTCAHHQRMLTVAIKRARHLAMLPYVSE, encoded by the coding sequence ATGAGAAAAGGCCGCAAAAAGGTTTGTGCGTTCTGCCAGAGAAAAGCTGAAAATATCAGCTATAAAGACGTTGCTGAACTTAGAAAGTATCTTTCTGAAAGAGCTAAAATTGTACCTCGTAGAGTTACAGGCACTTGTGCTCATCATCAGCGTATGCTTACTGTAGCTATCAAACGTGCTCGTCACCTTGCTATGCTGCCTTATGTAAGCGAATAA
- a CDS encoding single-stranded DNA-binding protein — MNKVLLLGRLTADPELRQTQNNISVASFTVAVNRPFVKGAERQADFIDCVAWRNTAEFVCKYFNKGKPILVEGRLQVRSYEDKQGIKRRATDVVCDNVNFVEGAAKNEGTSSYSAPEPSSAHTDSGVAYSSGDVGDFQEVDGYDDLPF, encoded by the coding sequence GTGAATAAAGTACTGCTGCTTGGCAGACTGACGGCTGACCCCGAACTTCGTCAAACCCAAAATAATATCTCTGTGGCATCCTTTACTGTTGCTGTAAATCGCCCTTTTGTTAAGGGTGCAGAAAGACAAGCCGATTTTATCGATTGCGTTGCTTGGAGAAATACTGCAGAGTTTGTCTGCAAATATTTTAACAAGGGCAAACCTATTCTTGTTGAGGGTAGATTGCAAGTGCGCAGCTATGAAGATAAGCAAGGCATTAAACGCAGAGCAACCGATGTTGTTTGCGACAATGTAAACTTTGTTGAAGGCGCTGCCAAAAACGAGGGTACATCAAGCTATTCTGCGCCTGAACCATCTTCTGCGCATACCGATAGCGGTGTGGCTTATTCCAGCGGCGATGTTGGGGATTTTCAAGAGGTTGACGGATACGACGATCTTCCCTTCTAG
- the rpsF gene encoding 30S ribosomal protein S6: MANTTLSYETVAIFNTKNGDEAVAALVEKFKTLISENGTIDSEADWGKRKLAYPIQDETEGYYYVVNFTAAPEFPAELDRVYKITDGVLRSLIVANEQ; the protein is encoded by the coding sequence ATGGCAAACACAACCCTGAGCTACGAGACTGTTGCAATCTTCAACACAAAAAACGGTGATGAGGCTGTTGCCGCTCTCGTAGAGAAATTCAAAACATTGATCAGCGAAAACGGTACTATCGACAGCGAGGCTGATTGGGGCAAACGTAAGCTTGCTTACCCAATTCAGGATGAAACAGAGGGTTACTACTACGTAGTAAACTTTACTGCTGCTCCCGAATTCCCTGCTGAGCTCGATCGTGTGTACAAAATCACAGACGGTGTTCTTCGCTCTCTTATCGTTGCGAACGAGCAATAA
- the galU gene encoding UTP--glucose-1-phosphate uridylyltransferase GalU: MKIKKAVIPAAGLGTRVLPASKAMPKEMLPIVDKPAIQYIVEEAVKSGIEDILIITSRGKTTVEDHFDRAPELEHKLLNSGKEKVYEEMVAISNLANIQYIRQKETKGLGHAVYCAKAFVGNDPFAVLYGDDVIIGEKPACGQLCDAYEQYGSGVVGIKEVPTEQILKYCSLKTKHLEGNRYSVTDMIEKPRREQLFSNYAILGRCILPPKIFPILEHLKPGAGGEIQLTDAMRELAVIEGMIGVEYEGTRYDMGNKLGILQAIVEVGLKHPEVGDDFRSYLAEICKKYGI; encoded by the coding sequence GTGAAAATAAAAAAAGCTGTCATCCCAGCTGCTGGCCTTGGCACACGCGTACTACCCGCTTCGAAGGCAATGCCAAAAGAAATGCTGCCCATAGTGGACAAGCCTGCAATCCAGTATATTGTGGAAGAAGCAGTAAAATCGGGTATAGAAGATATTCTAATCATCACCAGCCGCGGCAAAACCACTGTAGAAGACCATTTTGACCGTGCACCGGAATTAGAACATAAATTGCTCAATTCAGGAAAAGAAAAAGTTTACGAAGAAATGGTCGCGATTTCAAACCTCGCCAATATACAATATATCCGGCAAAAAGAAACCAAAGGGCTTGGACATGCTGTTTACTGTGCCAAAGCTTTTGTGGGCAACGACCCGTTTGCAGTGCTGTATGGCGATGATGTGATTATTGGTGAAAAGCCTGCCTGCGGCCAGCTTTGCGACGCTTACGAGCAATATGGAAGCGGTGTTGTGGGTATTAAAGAGGTACCTACCGAACAAATTTTAAAATATTGCTCACTTAAAACCAAACATCTCGAAGGCAACCGATACAGTGTAACCGATATGATTGAAAAACCCCGCAGAGAACAACTTTTTTCGAACTATGCAATTTTAGGCAGGTGTATCCTTCCACCGAAGATTTTCCCCATACTTGAGCATCTTAAGCCGGGGGCTGGCGGTGAGATTCAGCTGACCGATGCAATGCGTGAGCTTGCAGTAATAGAGGGTATGATTGGTGTAGAATACGAGGGTACGCGCTATGATATGGGCAACAAACTTGGTATTTTACAAGCAATTGTTGAAGTAGGGCTGAAACATCCCGAGGTGGGTGACGATTTTCGCAGTTATCTGGCAGAAATCTGTAAAAAATATGGCATTTAA
- a CDS encoding RING finger protein — protein MNKYNGVPCPICGKVFTKKDDVVVCPECGAPHHRDCYRELGHCALSEQHTQGFVWKNPNHENANSSFQPEATQTDEQAGNLFLCPRCNSANEAGSIFCRSCGMKLGISVPPQQTPDYQRNFQSQGDYQVNLNAQQAQSAAQFGIAPEDKINGVTVKEIAQFIGENTFYYLPRFKLFDMAKHSISVNFSAIIFNFFYYFNRKMYKAGTVLLSLFILSMLPNLLLVYYLFPDILQNLLILNAPPIDLTPYSNLLVVSNILHYIYLIVCLFSGFFANKLYFRFVLKRISDIKKDYDGRPESEYAQALAVSGRTNKVLVVAVAALLFICYFVYYALLLTTYNLF, from the coding sequence ATGAATAAATACAATGGTGTTCCCTGCCCTATATGCGGCAAAGTTTTTACTAAAAAAGATGATGTCGTGGTATGCCCCGAGTGCGGAGCACCCCATCACAGAGACTGTTACCGCGAGCTCGGACACTGTGCTCTTTCAGAACAACATACACAAGGCTTTGTCTGGAAAAATCCAAATCATGAAAATGCAAATTCGTCTTTTCAGCCAGAGGCAACTCAAACAGACGAACAAGCCGGAAATTTGTTTTTGTGCCCGCGATGCAACAGTGCCAATGAAGCAGGCAGCATATTCTGCCGCAGTTGCGGTATGAAACTGGGCATCTCTGTACCGCCGCAGCAGACACCTGATTATCAAAGGAATTTTCAGTCTCAGGGCGACTATCAAGTAAATTTAAACGCCCAGCAAGCCCAAAGTGCTGCACAGTTCGGTATTGCACCAGAAGATAAAATCAACGGTGTTACTGTAAAAGAGATTGCGCAATTTATTGGTGAAAATACGTTTTATTATCTGCCGCGTTTTAAGCTGTTTGATATGGCAAAGCACTCGATCAGTGTAAACTTTTCGGCTATTATTTTTAACTTTTTCTACTACTTCAACCGCAAAATGTACAAAGCAGGAACCGTACTTTTATCGTTGTTTATACTGAGCATGTTACCAAATCTTTTGCTGGTTTACTATTTGTTCCCCGATATTTTGCAAAATTTATTGATTTTAAATGCACCTCCCATTGACCTGACACCTTACAGCAATCTGTTGGTGGTTTCGAACATACTGCATTATATCTACCTTATAGTATGCCTGTTCAGCGGCTTTTTTGCCAATAAACTTTACTTTCGCTTTGTTTTAAAACGAATAAGCGATATTAAAAAAGATTATGACGGCAGACCCGAAAGTGAATACGCACAAGCGCTTGCAGTTAGCGGTAGAACCAACAAGGTATTGGTTGTAGCAGTTGCAGCTTTACTGTTTATATGTTATTTTGTTTATTATGCACTGTTGCTTACAACCTACAACTTATTTTAA
- the prfB gene encoding peptide chain release factor 2 codes for MLEYDELRLKLLELKPQIEDLADAIGLEALQEELDELHQKAAAPNFWNDMENSSKVLQRTRQIENKIEAYKNLSVQCEDALTMIEIANEEKDLSVLSEITESVKNIETDLEKEKLSTLLTGEYDANNAILTFHAGAGGTESQDWAQMLYRMYTRWSERHGFKYRILDYLEGDEAGLKSASILVEGLNAYGFLKSEAGVHRLVRISPFDSAGRRHTSFSSLDVMPELPDDADVEINEEDIRMEVYRSSGAGGQKVNKTSSAVRLIHIPTGIVVSCQNERSQFQNKDMCMKMLRAKLVEIKEREHLEKISDIRGDHSVIAWGSQIRSYVFMPYTLAKDHRTGFENGNIQAVMDGDLDGFINAYLKAASQGELNKQSS; via the coding sequence ATGTTAGAATACGATGAACTGCGCCTTAAGCTGCTTGAATTGAAGCCACAGATAGAAGACCTTGCCGACGCCATCGGTTTAGAAGCACTTCAGGAAGAACTTGACGAACTGCACCAAAAAGCGGCTGCACCAAACTTTTGGAATGATATGGAGAATTCATCTAAGGTATTGCAGCGTACCCGCCAAATTGAAAATAAAATAGAGGCATACAAAAATCTTTCAGTACAGTGCGAAGATGCACTGACGATGATTGAAATTGCGAATGAAGAAAAAGATTTATCCGTACTATCCGAAATAACCGAATCGGTAAAAAATATTGAAACCGACTTGGAAAAAGAAAAACTTTCTACCCTGCTTACCGGAGAATATGATGCAAACAATGCTATTTTGACGTTCCACGCAGGCGCAGGAGGTACAGAAAGCCAAGACTGGGCACAGATGCTCTACCGCATGTACACTCGCTGGAGTGAGCGCCACGGCTTTAAATACAGGATATTAGATTACCTGGAAGGCGACGAGGCAGGGCTTAAAAGTGCCAGTATTTTAGTAGAGGGATTGAACGCCTACGGCTTTTTAAAATCAGAGGCAGGCGTACACCGTTTGGTGCGCATTTCTCCTTTTGATTCTGCAGGCAGACGCCACACTTCGTTTTCTTCTCTTGATGTTATGCCCGAATTGCCTGACGATGCTGATGTCGAAATCAACGAAGAAGATATTCGTATGGAAGTGTACCGTTCTTCTGGTGCAGGCGGACAGAAGGTAAACAAAACTTCATCGGCGGTTCGCCTTATCCATATTCCAACCGGTATTGTTGTATCTTGCCAAAACGAGCGCAGCCAATTCCAAAACAAAGATATGTGTATGAAAATGCTTCGTGCCAAGCTGGTGGAAATTAAAGAACGTGAGCACCTTGAGAAGATATCTGACATACGAGGTGACCACAGCGTTATTGCTTGGGGCAGCCAAATTCGTTCGTATGTGTTTATGCCTTATACTCTTGCAAAAGACCATCGTACCGGTTTTGAGAACGGCAATATCCAGGCAGTAATGGATGGTGACCTTGATGGTTTCATCAACGCTTACCTTAAAGCGGCGAGTCAAGGAGAATTAAATAAACAATCTTCATAA